In a single window of the Bufo bufo chromosome 5, aBufBuf1.1, whole genome shotgun sequence genome:
- the KCNS2 gene encoding potassium voltage-gated channel subfamily S member 2 — MTGTQLRDLYDSGIEDTEISINVGGYKKRLRYDTLLRFPETRLCKLLTCQSKESILELCDDYDDTKNEFYFDRNPDLFPYVLHFYNTGKLHVMGELCVFSFCQEIEYWGINEFFIDSCCSYSYHGRKVEPDQDQWDDKSEQESTTSSFDEILAFYHDASKFDRQPLGSFRRRLWLALDNPGYSILSRIFSILSILIVIGSIVTMCLNSLQDFQIVNANGSTEEDPRFEIVEHFGIAWFTLELVVRFAVSPDMTLFFKHPLNIIDFISIAPFYITLIVNLVVESSPTLANLGRVAQVLRLMRIFRILKLARHSTGLRSLGATLKYSYREVGLLLLYLSVGISIFSVVAYTIEKEENDGLATIPACWWWATVSMTTVGYGDVVPGSIAGKLTASACILAGILVVVLPITLIFNKFSHFYRRQRQLENAMRSCDFGDGVKDIASVNLRDYYAQRVKSLMASITNISKNTSSEQSLNDSLS, encoded by the coding sequence ATGACAGGCACACAATTGAGGGATTTGTACGACAGTGGTATTGAAGATACAGAGATTAGTATAAATGTCGGAGGCTACAAGAAGAGGTTAAGGTATGACACACTTCTAAGATTCCCAGAGACAAGACTGTGCAAGTTGttgacctgtcaatcaaaggaaTCCATCCTGGAACTGTGTGATGATTATGATGACACCAAGAATGAATTTTACTTTGATAGGAACCCAGACCTGTTCCCTTATGTGTTACATTTCTACAACACTGGGAAGCTCCATGTTATGGGCGAACTCTGTGTTTTCTCCTTCTGCCAAGAGATTGAATACTGGGGGATTAATGAATTCTTCATAGACTCCTGTTGCAGTTACAGCTACCATGGACGGAAGGTGGAACCAGACCAGGATCAATGGGATGATAAAAGTGAGCAGGAAAGCACCACATCCTCTTTTGATGAAATCTTAGCATTTTATCATGATGCTTCCAAGTTTGATAGACAACCCCTTGGAAGCTTCAGGAGAAGACTTTGGCTTGCACTGGATAATCCAGGATACTCCATCTTGAGCAGGATATTCAGCATACTGTCCATTTTGATAGTCATTGGATCTATTGTCACTATGTGCCTCAACAGTTTGCAGGATTTTCAGATTGTCAATGCTAATGGCAGCACTGAAGAAGACCCCCGCTTTGAGATTGTGGAACACTTTGGCATAGCTTGGTTCACACTTGAACTGGTGGTGCGTTTTGCCGTTTCTCCAGATATGACTTTGTTCTTCAAGCATCCATTGAACATCATAGATTTTATTTCCATTGCTCCATTTTATATCACCTTGATAGTCAACCTAGTGGTGGAGAGCTCTCCAACTCTAGCAAACCTAGGTAGAGTGGCCCAGGTACTGAGACTTATGAGAATATTCCGTATCCTGAAACTGGCCAGACATTCAACGGGTCTGAGGTCTTTGGGGGCAACCCTAAAATACAGCTACAGAGAGGTGGGATTGCTGTTGCTTTATCTTTCTGTAGGGATCTCTATATTCTCTGTTGTGGCTTACACTATAGAAAAAGAGGAGAACGATGGGTTGGCCACCATCCCTGCCTGTTGGTGGTGGGCTACTGTTAGCATGACCACAGTTGGGTATGGAGATGTGGTCCCAGGCTCCATAGCTGGAAAATTGACTGCTTCTGCCTGCATCTTAGCTGGAATATTGGTCGTTGTGCTTCCCATCACTCTCATCTTTAacaaattttcacatttttacagaCGACAGAGGCAGTTAGAGAATGCTATGAGGAGCTGTGATTTTGGAGATGGGGTAAAAGACATTGCATCCGTTAATCTTAGGGATTACTATGCCCAGAGAGTCAAATCCTTAATGGCAAGCATCACAAATATAAGTAAAAACACCTCCAGTGAGCAGAGTCTAAATGATTCCTTAAGCTag